AGCAACCACCCTCGTCGGCAGCATCGGCTCCCGCGCCAAATCGCTGTTCTCGAGCCAAAAGAAATCAATCGCCACTTTCGTCTCGACGCATGGCATATACAACGATCTTGAGAAAGGTACCTCGTTGCATCTGTCCCGTCATAGCGACGGAAGGCTGACCAAGAAGTCGCGATGGAGTCGCTTGCCCTGGTCACTCTTTGACAGACGTCAGACTCATCAGTGCACCGATGGGACTCTGCTGGATAATCTCCCAGGCGGTGCCTTGCAGACTATCTCCACTAGTGCTTGGGCTAGTCACCGCGATAGTCGGGACTTGTCTACTGGGTCTACTTCGCCGGAGCTGAATAAGGATATCATTCATGTGCGGCAGGTTATTAGCCAGCAAAGTGAGGTTAGGGTTCAGGTTTAGTGGGCTTGTGCTTTCTTCTGGGGGAATGTATCTGGGATTGCATTGGCTTCCAGTATTGCCTTCGACTTGGTTTGGGGCCATGGGATTCTGCTGCACATCGAGTTAGGACTACCTGAGGGTGATGATACATAATTTACGGTCTACGGTTATTCTCGTACAAAATGAAAAACGAGAAGAAAAATGTATTTGCTTGGGCTTGTTTACGCGTAGATGTTTGCTAATTATACATGTGCAGTACTATCAAAGAAGCTTCCATTTATGTACTTTTCGATTAATTCTATAAGAAACATAGAGGACCATGACTAGTGACCGGTATATCTCAACGGAGCCATCTTCTCCACCAATTTTGACATACAGGAAGGTAGAAGAGTTGCTAAAGGTGTACTAGTccacaggttggtggtaGGCCGGCAGTAGACCCTGTAAGCTGTCTGAAAGCGTAGCTTTCGCTTGTAATAACAAGTCATGGACTGAACACAAAAAATTCAATGTCGTGGACCTCAAAATCGAGTTGGCCAACTTAGGTATACTGTACACTACACGCTATCAATATTGATTTATCCACCACAAAACGAAGTGTATTTAGGGTATAATCGTACAATATAATCACACCACAAAAGGGGAGTCACTCAACCCAATCAGCTCCAATATGAAACCAGCAACAAATCAAGATTAACACAGAGCCCCGATCAAGGCATTTAGTTAGACTCGTCAGAGTGGCCGTTGTCAGGTCGCCTGAGGACCTCGAGAGAGCCTAGACAAGTGTTAGATTGAACGTGAACATTTGTCTTGTTCCCGTAGAGTAGAGTAGAAGTAATCCTCGAAAACGTACGCTGCACAATGTTCAGAGAGGACCGGGGCTGGCCCTCGGCATCTTCCCAGGTGGCCATCTTGGCATCACCTTCGACATACAGTAAGGTTCTGCCGGGACGAGATTAGCTCATCTACATCACACTAAAGCTTAAGTTGCTACATTGGTGCAAATGGATAGGGCCAATTGAGCAGGGCAATCGCATAAAACAACCCATACTGCTTAATCACGAATGTGACATAAAGGAGTGACGTCTCATCCGAAGGCGCGTCGCTTTACCGCCAAGTCCACATGCTATATGTTTGAACAGGTCTGCACAGTCCCCATGCGGCTTTCAAGTGCGAGCTCAAGCTCTCGCTCTCGATCCGCATAGACCGCGCGCAGACCTGCCAGACCCAAACGGCACATAGCAACAACACGCCTCACAGACAAGATGCAATCCAAGCACAAATTATTGGGTCCTGCACGAGCCAGCAAATTATCAAGAGCAGTCACTTACCCCTTCTGCAAGCCAAGGATGTAATCGCGCTGGGAGCCTTCGGGGACGAAGTTGGTGATGCGCCACCAGCTAGTCTGGCGGTTATCGCGGGGGCCGTGGGAGGTAGCGATATTGTACTTGACAATCTCCTGGCCAGAGGAGGTAGCATGGAGCTCAGGCTCTGCGCCGAGGCGGCCGGTGAGGGTCAGGCGGGCGACGGAGTgggcgggcgaggagctgaAGGCGCGGGCAGCCTGGGGGGCGTTGGCCATACGCAGAGCTGGACGCACAGAGGAGAGGAATGCCGACATGTTTGGAGGGAGGATGAGTGAGTTGTGGATTACAAAGTCAAGAAGGATGGATCCCAAGGTTAGTTGGGATTTGCTTTGGTGTGTTGATGTTATAACGACACGTGATCTGGGTCCGCTACCGCTTTCGGATGTGACTTGAAACAGGTGCTGGTTGCTGGTAAACATTGTGATCATGTTCTTCATCCCTCAGTTGAGTCAGGGATTCTGGTTGCAATCGCGATCTCATTCAAAAAAATGAAATTGGATCCTCCGTGGTCCATTTGGCGAAACTCATACTGTTATGCTGGAGAGCTAAAGCTCTACCCCAGAATGCCCTTTTGTGCAGGGTTCTATCTACGGGTGCAGACAGCTGTGAGCTCCAGAATTATAAATCCAACGTCTCATGTCCCGAGTCAAAAGGAAAAAGCAAGGACAAAAAATGCAAAGAGATGCAAATCGAGCGACTTTTCCTTACTCTATTACTTTGAAATGCTTCATACTGTGAACACTGACGCGGACACGCCAACCCGAACACGCTAGGGTATCAATGTTTTAGCGTGATCACGTCACATCACATCCGAGTCTCCCGCGAAGACTGTGCAATtactctgtacggagtacaccgCACACCAAACTGGAAATGGCAGCCGATAGGCAGATCAGCCAGGGGGGCAGATCTTAGCGGAGATTCTGCAATATCGCTGATTGATTGAACCGGACCGAGAATAAATTAAGATGGCTGTTGTCTCAGATGCACTCCTTACCTTGTCAATTAGCGGCCCAACCACGTCGTTGCAGGATGGGTGTTGGGTGCTTGCGAGTCGACGATGGCTAACATGGCTGGCTGGCCTGGAGCTGCAGACGTCTGCAGGACAATGGTGAGAttggtactccgtacaaaggTCAGAGTTCAAAGATGAAACTCAAAGGTCAAATTGGTCAAATGTTCGCTAAATTCGCTAAATTGGTAGAATCGATAGATCGGCTGCGATAGCCAAGGCGCGGCGCCACCCGTGGGAACTGAGAGTctttgctctttttttttccatcgcGAACTGTGGACTTGAACATCAAATTATACACCATGATTTAAAAGCGAGGGATGACCTGACAGCTCGCATTGGATCTGCAAGTGCTGTTTAACGGGGCACAGTTTATGGAGTGaagaaaccccccaaaaagatacaaattttttttttttttaaaaaaaaagcaccaGTCCCCTCAAGCCCGCAAAAAAACCAGGTTTCATGGTTGAATGGGAATATTCGCCGATAGACAAAAGACAATTAAGCCACAAGATGGAGACATGAGgatctcttctctctctctttggTCTGTGCCGGTGGTGCTAGTCCCAGTTGATACAAGTTTCATCACTAAATCACCAATTTCCTCGATCAGTGGGGCCAAAAAGTAGATAGCTCAGGTACCATCGCGTGGCTAAATGCTATTGTCCTCTTACAATTCTCCCAGGATCCATGTTGACTCCTGCAAGTCAAACTCAAATAGGAAATGGGCGCACTTATTGCCTGTTTTCGTTTAGATGTACGGAGCAGGGAGGCTTAGGGCTGttcatctctttttttttttttactcaaTATATCCCTAACGCCACATATATcgattccttttttttggttaatTATTTATATTCCTGTCCGGTGTTCCCCGAGAACTAGATTGATTTCGCGAACTGTGTGACTAATATCGTGGGATATGTGAAAGGCGTGGTCTTACAATAACCGAAGACGTCTCTTTGAGGATCAATTGCAAGTCACACTAGAGATCAAGTCAAGATGCGGTGGTCTTTGCTACTTGCCTTAATAGTGTCCCTGTTTCTACTGGGGACATTGGCAGCACCGGCTTCGGGCCCAGGACGATGCGATGTTGAAATCCTCGAGGCTAGAcaggaaaaagaaacagaCCCTACAATGACAGAGAATACGAATACTGCCAGCCAAGCTACAACGGCAACTCAGACAAATACATCAAAACCAGTAATCGATGCGTCAACAGTGACTGAAGCCACAACGACAGGCGGTACTGCTTCGACCACAGCGTCGACCACTATTACAACGCATGTCACAGCCAATGTCACGAAAACTACCTCTGCCGCTTCCGCCACATCGACTGTACCCTCACTCGATGGAGCAACTGCATCTTCTCAGCAACAAGCGGCAGACTCCAATAGACCAACCTACTCCGGTGGTCTGCCCATCAAACCGACAATCACGCCGGCATGGGGCGTTGGAGGATTTATACTAATAGCTCTCGGAGCCGTCCTGACTTTTATTGGGGTCCGCCAACAATGGTATTCAACTTTCGAGTGTTTGACGATAACATTTTGCTAACAAAGAAAAGGGTCCAAATCCTACTCTCAACCGGATTCCTTAGCTCATTGGGAGTTACCGTATGTTCTATGCTTGAAAAATGCAGTAAAGAACAAAACTAACCAATCTCTATACAGGTTCTCATTATTTATGTAATGAGCCCGCCAGTAAGCAACGCCGTGCAGGGTGGCTATCTTGTCGCCGTCTTCTTCACTGGCGCTGTCTTCGGTGGTCTATCGCTCGTCTTTAGAGAGATCTGTGAGGGACTGGGCTGTCTTCTGGGCGGTTTCTGTCTGAGCATGTGGTTCCTTGCCTTGAAATCTGGCGGTCTCCTCACTGAAAGTGGCTCTAAGGCCGGTATGATTATTGCGTTTGCTGTGGGATTCTATTCCCTGTCATTCAGCCACTACACGCGGTCATACGGGCTGATCGGATGCACGTCATTCGCTGGCGCAACCGCCTTGGTCCTTGGAATTGATTGCTACAGCAGAGCTGGACTGAAAGAGTTTTGGTTGTATATCTGGGGTAAGCCTTCAAATTGTGTGTTTGCTTTCAAATTGTTCATAGTTACTGACGGATCCAGGATTGAACCAAAACGTCTTCCCTCTTCGAACCGACACCTACCCCGTGACGCGTGGTATTCGTGTTGAGCTCGCCGCAACCATCATTGTTGCTGTTCTGGGAGTGATCTCCCAGATTAAGCTTTGGAATCTCATCAAGGAGCGCAGAGCCAAGGAAGAAGCTTCCCGTCGAGAACACACCCGAAagatcgaagaagaagacgccGCAGTTGGTCGCCGCCTCGAGGAAAAGAATAACCAAGAGCGCGCTGAATGGGAACTAATTTACGGAAATGGAAAGACTGCGGATAGCAAAGCCATTTCGGTTTCGGAAACAGCTGTTGGCGACTCGCGACAGGGCTCGGATGAGTTCGAATCTCCTGACAACGACAGGGAAGGTGAGATTGAACTCAATGAAATGCCGAGCCCGGATGCTTCTGGTAGTGGCTCTGACGGCGAGAAGACCCATCAGGGTGGAAATCATAGTCGTGAACTTGAGGCGGTGCCCGAGGAGGATTCATCCCAGCAGGGTCGGTCGGCAGACCAGGACAAGGATGCCGAGAAGGAGGCTCAATCTGATGCAAAGAAGCCGAGACCGACTACACCTGTTATCACCCATGTTCTTGGCGAGGGCAATGATGACGCCTCTGAGAACGGTGCTGACATCGGCTCGGAGGTTGGTACGCCGCGCTCGAAACGGTTCTCTGGCAGAGAAATGTTAAACCGGCTCTCTTGGCGAAACAGCAATGGTGTGAGGGCTGCTTCACAGTCTCAGGAGAATCTAGTGGCTCACGATGATGCCAGTTCCTCTGTTCTGGGAACTGTGGATGATCTCCATGAAATGAGCGTCAGCTGCCCGAGCATAATCTCGGATGCGGATGTTCACGATCGCGTTGAGACGGCGCCGCGCGAAATAAAAGCTGAGCTAGCCCCAGAGAAGGACTCGCCAGACGTGGAGATCAAGTCAAATGCCAGTTCACAAGCTATCCGAGATACTGAACTCCGTGAAGATACAACCACGGCCCAACAAGACGCTGAAAAAGTCGTCGCCGAAGAAACCACTGCAAGCCAGACTGTTCAGCAGGTGTCATCTGTCGAGGGCACTGTTATTGCCGTCAATCCTGTAGATGAGTCTGGCATATCTGAAGTGTCAGAGAAGCCCCAATCGCCCGAAACTCCGGCAATAGATGCTGAAGCAGGTATTCCCGATATTCCAGGGACGACCAAGGAAGTCCGGCCTCAAGCTACATTGGAACCATCGCCTctgaaagagaaagaagggggaAATAAGGAGGAGACTGACGAAAATCGGCCTTCTACTGCTAAAATTATCAAAACAGAGTCCATTTCTGAGCCGAAGGTTGTGTCTTTTCCCGAGCCCGAGGTTGAGCCAAAGATCAAAGTGATCAAGAAACTGGATGCATCAAACGTCAAGTGTATCCCCGAGCAAACATCACGAGTGATCCATTCGTACCGCACGAATGAATGGGCAAAGCACCTCGCAGATGCCGACACTCCCGAGATGGAGCCAATTGAGTTCGGACCCGAACCCGAGGAAGATGCCTTGGAGGAAGTTCATGAGACTGCAGCATTTGTTGATGTAGGCGGTCTTCTCCAGACACCTCTTACTGCGCAACCGCCACCAATTGTGAACAGACCTGAATTGAATGATATCGACAATCAACAAGCTGCCTACGTCTCATCAACACCCGCACCAGAACTTCCCCGATCCAAGACACGGACAGGCGCGCAGGGTCTCATCAAAGTGAATCCAATTTTAACCCGGAACGACTCGACGGCTTCAGTCGACATGCTCCGATCAGCTTCTGGTCCTTTTCCAATTCAGGAAGCAGGATTGACTTCGATGCGCAGCACATCGACTCCACTGCTGACGGTCACTACTGTCACCGAGTCCAAAGAAGCAGAGCCATCAGCACGCTGGAAAGGACCACCTCCTCTCCTCGCAGTCCGCGAGAACATGGTCCGAAATCGGATGTCCTCAACATCCAATCGCTTCGATCCCTGGGCCGCTCGCAACCTATCCCGCCAGTCTCTACCTGAAATGGCGCCCCTCGCCTCGCCAATATCCCCACCACTCTCCATCCCAGAAGAAAGGGACGTAGAACAGGAGCAAGCCCAACCCAGCGAGGACGACATTCCACTTTCCAAGCGGCGCGCCCTGCTACAACGCCAGACAGTGCAGTCTCCATCTCCAGTAAGCCCTGACAGCCTCGAGGCTACGCATTTCCCTCCATATACTCCAGCTCCCGCCGGCGAGCCGAACCGATCTGCCTCAAGAATGGCAGCGTGGCGACAATCGGTCCGCGAGGAAATCACCACAAAGCAAGGTCCTTTGGCCCTGCAGTCTCAGCCC
Above is a window of Penicillium digitatum chromosome 2, complete sequence DNA encoding:
- a CDS encoding SsDNA binding protein, putative produces the protein MSAFLSSVRPALRMANAPQAARAFSSSPAHSVARLTLTGRLGAEPELHATSSGQEIVKYNIATSHGPRDNRQTSWWRITNFVPEGSQRDYILGLQKGTLLYVEGDAKMATWEDAEGQPRSSLNIVQRSLEVLRRPDNGHSDESN
- a CDS encoding Golgin subfamily A member 7/ERF4; its protein translation is MRWSLLLALIVSLFLLGTLAAPASGPGRCDVEILEARQEKETDPTMTENTNTASQATTATQTNTSKPVIDASTVTEATTTGGTASTTASTTITTHVTANVTKTTSAASATSTVPSLDGATASSQQQAADSNRPTYSGGLPIKPTITPAWGVGGFILIALGAVLTFIGVRQQWVQILLSTGFLSSLGVTVLIIYVMSPPVSNAVQGGYLVAVFFTGAVFGGLSLVFREICEGLGCLLGGFCLSMWFLALKSGGLLTESGSKAGMIIAFAVGFYSLSFSHYTRSYGLIGCTSFAGATALVLGIDCYSRAGLKEFWLYIWGLNQNVFPLRTDTYPVTRGIRVELAATIIVAVLGVISQIKLWNLIKERRAKEEASRREHTRKIEEEDAAVGRRLEEKNNQERAEWELIYGNGKTADSKAISVSETAVGDSRQGSDEFESPDNDREGEIELNEMPSPDASGSGSDGEKTHQGGNHSRELEAVPEEDSSQQGRSADQDKDAEKEAQSDAKKPRPTTPVITHVLGEGNDDASENGADIGSEVGTPRSKRFSGREMLNRLSWRNSNGVRAASQSQENLVAHDDASSSVLGTVDDLHEMSVSCPSIISDADVHDRVETAPREIKAELAPEKDSPDVEIKSNASSQAIRDTELREDTTTAQQDAEKVVAEETTASQTVQQVSSVEGTVIAVNPVDESGISEVSEKPQSPETPAIDAEAGIPDIPGTTKEVRPQATLEPSPLKEKEGGNKEETDENRPSTAKIIKTESISEPKVVSFPEPEVEPKIKVIKKLDASNVKCIPEQTSRVIHSYRTNEWAKHLADADTPEMEPIEFGPEPEEDALEEVHETAAFVDVGGLLQTPLTAQPPPIVNRPELNDIDNQQAAYVSSTPAPELPRSKTRTGAQGLIKVNPILTRNDSTASVDMLRSASGPFPIQEAGLTSMRSTSTPLLTVTTVTESKEAEPSARWKGPPPLLAVRENMVRNRMSSTSNRFDPWAARNLSRQSLPEMAPLASPISPPLSIPEERDVEQEQAQPSEDDIPLSKRRALLQRQTVQSPSPVSPDSLEATHFPPYTPAPAGEPNRSASRMAAWRQSVREEITTKQGPLALQSQPLSPTSPVDRRTRWNSVYQMREASSAQLGDAIADGMQRGNMTDLHRQAMRPNCAPVESTPTFVRAQRRQCVPISGSPSLLRPPAVRLANPVNHVPRITPVIVRPYQSDESLSLSLGHSRDAHPLLSIPERRRSRLTPSPSSLVVERSQGETESGRTSIALPRRHRRSEEYIDMAAAFAGSAARETENLRPPEAVHLTQNGSRQSDRPRHTQSQGSLRSQSQIASVPSHTGHPQPDVAEELAWGPAHPCFPHINPHVPFGSREHMTTRVIRIRRDWMIKGDLAPTFSNLYPEILDPLLSEQEFRRVISTVNDGIIKAFDPFSFRNLLDSAIGLLTGWAWDDLNASAAKSQLQHVEAWLESWNREVGAKDGVHIWSLRRTAYMSLDIQIPDPKVGIVLSEAPSAPNTRPSTGIGAGS